A single region of the Thermococcus paralvinellae genome encodes:
- a CDS encoding RNA-guided endonuclease InsQ/TnpB family protein, which yields MTSKFRLKEIPIELDELFLIYKQIVNELISYVYDRNITSFYRLKNAKYKELRNRYLYLPSHYIYTACQMATSIFKSYRKKRRKGKAKGKPVFKKDVIMLDDHLFKLDLENGIIRLSTPNGRISLEFYPAKYHEKFKDWRVGQAWLVRTPKGVFINIVFSKEIEIGEPKSFIGIDLNENNVTLSIPNGEFVQIITHEREIRTGYFVKRRKIQKKIRTGKRRKALLQKYGEREKNRLNDLYHKIANVIVEFAKRYGGITLEDLTEIRESIMYSAKMNGRLHRWSFRKLQSIIEYKAKLNGIKVVFVNPSYTSSRCPICGNKLSPKGHRILECSNCGLKTNRDVIGSWNIRLKALKMWGVSVPPESQPMKTGGWKGKFQNGIEFSTIKAEYFFDNPPIWHSQKFSVHALFDVQTTIRRSEYGRF from the coding sequence ATTACGTCGAAGTTCAGGTTAAAAGAAATCCCTATTGAGCTAGATGAGCTTTTCTTAATTTATAAGCAGATTGTTAATGAGTTGATATCGTACGTTTATGACAGGAACATTACAAGCTTTTATAGGCTTAAAAATGCGAAGTATAAAGAGCTAAGAAACAGATACCTATATCTACCATCACACTATATCTACACAGCATGTCAGATGGCAACTTCCATCTTTAAATCATACCGTAAGAAAAGAAGAAAAGGGAAAGCTAAGGGAAAACCAGTTTTCAAGAAAGATGTTATAATGCTGGACGATCACTTGTTCAAACTCGACCTTGAGAATGGAATAATAAGGCTGTCTACTCCAAATGGGAGGATTTCTTTAGAGTTTTATCCAGCTAAATACCACGAGAAGTTCAAGGATTGGAGAGTTGGTCAAGCTTGGCTGGTTAGGACGCCAAAGGGTGTTTTCATCAACATAGTTTTTTCCAAAGAGATTGAAATTGGAGAGCCTAAATCCTTCATTGGTATTGATTTGAACGAAAATAATGTTACACTCAGCATTCCAAATGGGGAGTTTGTTCAAATAATAACTCACGAAAGAGAAATTAGGACTGGTTACTTTGTAAAGAGGAGAAAGATTCAAAAGAAGATTAGAACAGGTAAAAGAAGGAAAGCGTTACTGCAAAAATATGGAGAGCGGGAGAAGAACAGGCTTAATGACCTTTACCACAAAATTGCTAATGTAATCGTTGAATTTGCAAAACGTTATGGTGGAATCACCTTAGAGGATTTGACTGAAATTAGGGAGTCGATTATGTATTCTGCTAAAATGAATGGCAGGCTTCACCGCTGGAGTTTTAGGAAACTTCAATCAATCATTGAGTATAAAGCCAAGCTAAATGGGATTAAAGTCGTCTTTGTTAATCCTTCCTACACCTCCTCACGGTGTCCGATATGTGGGAACAAACTAAGCCCGAAAGGACACCGTATTCTAGAGTGTTCAAATTGTGGTTTGAAAACCAATAGAGATGTTATTGGGAGTTGGAATATTCGTTTAAAAGCCCTGAAGATGTGGGGAGTCTCCGTTCCCCCCGAAAGCCAGCCAATGAAGACGGGAGGCTGGAAGGGAAAATTCCAGAACGGGATCGAGTTCTCAACTATCAAGGCTGAGTATTTCTTCGATAATCCCCCTATTTGGCATTCTCAAAAATTCTCTGTGCATGCTCTTTTTGATGTTCAAACAACCATAAGGAGGTCAGAGTATGGTAGATTTTAG
- a CDS encoding methionine synthase: MELPILPTSVIGSYPKPRWLLRQYKLYEFGKIPEEDFKEAVRDASIAVLREHERAGIDIPWDGEMGRSEMTEYFTSKIHGFRFYGPIRVWGNFYFNKASAVSKLEYREPLVLDEFKFIQSVTIKEIVKVPITGPYTLAEWSFNEYYDTKEDFAMDLAKILNKEFKLLEKEGAKFIQIDEPAILNHPDEVEWAVDVVNRAVKGLKIKVGMHVCYSNYYLLADYFDDLNVTQFALEFANRNFRDIDFLKKLTHQELGFGVVDVHNPRIESPEEVARAIRKVFKYIEPERLYINPDCGLKLLSRDIAYRKLVNMVKGVEIVRKELEREGKTSIPLRTLKDI; this comes from the coding sequence GTGGAACTTCCAATACTCCCTACAAGTGTTATCGGTAGTTATCCGAAGCCAAGATGGCTTCTAAGACAATACAAACTTTATGAGTTTGGAAAGATTCCCGAAGAAGATTTTAAAGAAGCCGTTAGGGATGCCAGCATTGCAGTGCTCAGGGAACATGAGAGAGCGGGAATCGATATCCCATGGGATGGAGAAATGGGCAGGAGTGAGATGACGGAATATTTTACATCTAAGATACATGGGTTTAGGTTCTATGGGCCAATTAGAGTTTGGGGTAACTTCTACTTCAACAAGGCATCTGCGGTTAGCAAACTTGAGTATAGAGAACCTCTTGTGCTCGATGAATTTAAATTTATCCAATCAGTTACAATAAAAGAAATAGTTAAAGTTCCCATTACCGGCCCATACACCCTGGCAGAATGGAGTTTCAACGAATATTATGACACCAAGGAAGATTTTGCCATGGACTTAGCAAAAATTCTCAACAAAGAATTCAAGCTTCTCGAGAAAGAAGGTGCGAAGTTCATTCAAATAGACGAACCAGCAATCCTAAATCACCCAGATGAAGTGGAATGGGCTGTTGACGTTGTAAATAGGGCAGTTAAGGGTCTGAAGATTAAAGTAGGTATGCACGTTTGTTATAGTAACTATTATCTTCTCGCGGATTACTTTGATGACCTTAATGTCACCCAGTTTGCCTTAGAGTTTGCTAACAGGAACTTCAGAGATATTGATTTCCTCAAAAAGCTTACTCATCAAGAGCTTGGCTTCGGTGTTGTGGATGTTCACAATCCACGCATTGAGAGCCCTGAGGAAGTTGCAAGAGCCATAAGGAAGGTCTTCAAGTACATAGAGCCTGAAAGACTTTACATAAATCCTGATTGTGGCTTAAAGTTGCTTTCGAGGGATATAGCATACAGAAAACTTGTCAATATGGTCAAGGGTGTCGAGATAGTGAGAAAGGAGCTTGAGAGGGAAGGGAAAACCAGCATACCCCTTAGAACCCTAAAGGACATTTGA
- a CDS encoding aspartate kinase: MRVVVKFGGSSLRYDFYDAVQFVKMLEDENEVAVVVSALKGVTDKLELLYKTGDKKILGDILLDYINFAKKHGISIDAIKLLAEELSSALSLNFPNDKVKRDFLLSFGELFSASIFAQAIDGVLIEPWDIIVTDGNFGNAEVDITKTRNLFACVRDLMEDGKVPVIPGFIGGFRGFRTTLGRGGSDYTAVVAGICIKAKAVLIMSDVEGIYTADPKVVREAKPIPFVSYDEALIASKFGMRAIQWKAVKLASENEVPLLFGKTKGWWMGTLVSKESSGMPIIAYRLRDTHGIVGVVNAYPRVPYERISEGENWVAFKVPKDETEKAVREIHREIMEKYLPFTKVISVIGT, translated from the coding sequence ATGAGAGTTGTTGTAAAATTCGGAGGCAGTTCATTGAGATACGACTTTTATGATGCAGTTCAGTTTGTAAAGATGCTGGAAGATGAAAATGAGGTTGCAGTAGTTGTTTCAGCACTCAAGGGAGTCACAGACAAGCTTGAATTACTATATAAAACTGGGGACAAGAAGATTCTTGGAGATATATTGCTTGATTATATAAATTTTGCAAAAAAACACGGTATCAGCATAGATGCTATTAAACTACTAGCGGAGGAATTATCCTCCGCACTTAGCTTAAATTTTCCAAATGACAAAGTTAAGAGGGATTTTCTCCTGTCTTTTGGTGAGCTCTTTTCAGCTTCCATTTTTGCCCAAGCCATAGATGGTGTATTGATAGAACCCTGGGATATTATAGTAACTGATGGGAACTTTGGGAACGCAGAAGTTGACATTACCAAAACAAGAAACCTTTTTGCCTGCGTTAGAGACCTTATGGAAGATGGAAAGGTTCCAGTAATTCCAGGATTTATTGGAGGTTTTCGAGGCTTTAGAACAACTCTTGGTAGAGGTGGGAGTGACTATACAGCAGTTGTAGCGGGAATTTGTATTAAAGCAAAAGCTGTATTGATAATGAGTGACGTTGAGGGGATATACACTGCAGACCCGAAGGTAGTCAGAGAGGCAAAGCCAATTCCCTTTGTTTCTTACGATGAGGCTCTAATTGCCTCAAAGTTTGGCATGAGAGCAATACAATGGAAGGCTGTTAAACTGGCAAGTGAGAATGAAGTTCCCCTTCTTTTTGGCAAGACAAAAGGGTGGTGGATGGGGACATTAGTTTCCAAAGAGAGTTCTGGAATGCCAATAATTGCCTATAGACTTAGGGACACTCATGGCATAGTCGGTGTGGTAAATGCATATCCAAGAGTTCCTTACGAGAGAATTTCTGAAGGAGAAAACTGGGTTGCTTTTAAGGTACCAAAAGATGAAACTGAAAAAGCTGTTAGGGAAATACATAGAGAAATTATGGAAAAGTATTTGCCATTTACTAAAGTTATCAGTGTAATTGGGACTTGA
- a CDS encoding RNA-binding protein, producing the protein MVKLQAHSVKIRTFIHATEDPEKVLEALETLFPEDLSPRDVDFEIIETEGYFGNPILVMDAEIKRSKNVRKFLENLKALLSEEDKAYLMEHAEEKVDETGTFYIRFDKQRAYLGEVKVTEGEDVIHVRIKVKAFPMKKESVVKSVKEWLSE; encoded by the coding sequence ATGGTAAAGCTTCAAGCTCATAGTGTAAAAATTAGGACATTCATTCACGCAACTGAAGACCCTGAGAAGGTGCTAGAGGCATTAGAAACCTTATTTCCTGAGGATTTATCTCCTCGAGATGTCGACTTCGAGATAATTGAGACAGAGGGTTACTTTGGAAATCCAATCCTTGTCATGGACGCAGAAATTAAGAGAAGCAAAAACGTAAGAAAATTCCTTGAGAACCTCAAAGCTCTGCTTAGTGAAGAGGATAAAGCCTATCTCATGGAGCATGCTGAAGAGAAAGTCGACGAGACTGGAACCTTCTATATCCGCTTTGATAAGCAGAGAGCATACTTAGGAGAAGTCAAGGTTACGGAAGGTGAAGATGTAATCCATGTAAGAATTAAGGTCAAGGCATTCCCAATGAAGAAAGAAAGCGTCGTAAAATCAGTTAAGGAGTGGCTGAGCGAATGA
- a CDS encoding Ribonuclease P protein component 3, producing MKFIEMDVRDEKAYELAEEWYDDIVFTKKLPLDGSPDYEKLKEEIRELREKYGKVALLVITNKPSLIRELKNRNLKALIYVQGGNMKVNRFALEIGVDALISPEFGRRDNGFDHVLAKIAAKNDVAIGFSLSQLLRANPYERANILKFMMKNWQLVEKYKVPRFLTSSAESKWEVRAPRDLMSLGIALGMEIPQAKASVSFYPEKILDKKL from the coding sequence ATGAAGTTCATCGAGATGGATGTGAGAGATGAGAAGGCTTATGAATTAGCTGAGGAATGGTATGATGATATTGTCTTTACAAAAAAGCTCCCATTAGACGGCAGTCCAGATTATGAAAAGCTGAAAGAGGAAATCAGAGAGCTCAGAGAAAAGTATGGAAAAGTAGCCCTTCTCGTAATCACAAACAAACCCTCGCTAATCAGAGAACTCAAAAACCGGAACCTCAAGGCTTTAATTTATGTTCAGGGGGGCAATATGAAAGTTAACCGCTTTGCTCTTGAAATTGGAGTTGATGCTCTTATAAGCCCAGAATTTGGAAGGAGAGATAATGGATTTGACCATGTTCTTGCAAAAATTGCCGCAAAGAATGACGTTGCAATTGGCTTTTCTTTATCCCAGCTTTTGAGGGCAAACCCATATGAGAGAGCCAATATTTTGAAGTTCATGATGAAAAACTGGCAACTTGTTGAGAAGTATAAAGTGCCAAGATTTCTCACATCCTCGGCAGAAAGTAAGTGGGAAGTTAGAGCTCCGAGGGATTTAATGAGTTTAGGAATTGCCTTAGGAATGGAAATTCCTCAAGCAAAGGCTTCAGTTAGTTTTTATCCTGAAAAAATTCTCGATAAAAAGCTTTGA
- a CDS encoding cystathionine gamma-synthase family protein — MIELRDVNFNALHMPIYQTVVFRQPGITQTSDRGFELKYSREENPTVRELELMLAELEKGKDALAFNSGMASISALYLSLLRAGDEIVLSMEGYGTTIQLAQEFKKFGIRVKLAYPDADSIVGTITENTRLVFLETMTNPTLKVIDVPEVINRAKETGALVAVDNTFTTPLLYNPLEDKADFVIHSLTKYIAGHNDVLGGSIIWKKSEFSEMLWHWRRRLGGIIQPLEAWLIKRGLKTLEVRFEKQSKSALAIAEFLCEHPKVERVMYPGLKNDPYHSTAVKLFKRKLFGGVVTFEIKGDTRKFLSSLRVIFPSPSLGGTESLASCPVISAAKTMSEEQRKILGITPRLIRLSVGLEDVDKLIEDLDKALGGG, encoded by the coding sequence GTGATTGAGCTTAGAGACGTCAACTTTAATGCTCTCCACATGCCAATTTATCAGACTGTCGTCTTCAGACAGCCGGGGATAACACAAACTTCTGATAGAGGATTTGAGCTAAAGTACTCTCGCGAAGAGAATCCAACAGTCAGAGAGCTGGAATTAATGTTAGCAGAGCTTGAAAAAGGCAAAGATGCTTTAGCCTTTAATAGTGGAATGGCTTCAATATCGGCTTTATACTTAAGCTTGCTAAGAGCAGGTGATGAAATTGTGCTCTCAATGGAGGGATATGGAACTACAATTCAGCTTGCCCAAGAGTTTAAAAAATTTGGCATCAGAGTAAAGCTCGCTTATCCTGATGCTGACAGTATTGTAGGGACAATAACAGAAAATACGAGGCTTGTTTTTCTTGAAACAATGACAAATCCAACCTTAAAAGTTATAGATGTTCCTGAAGTAATAAACCGGGCAAAGGAAACTGGTGCTCTTGTTGCTGTTGATAATACCTTTACAACACCACTCCTCTATAATCCCCTTGAAGATAAAGCTGACTTCGTAATTCACAGCCTCACAAAATACATAGCAGGTCATAATGACGTTCTTGGGGGTAGCATAATATGGAAAAAGAGCGAATTCAGCGAAATGCTGTGGCACTGGAGGAGAAGGCTTGGGGGGATAATACAACCTCTTGAGGCTTGGCTTATAAAGAGAGGGTTAAAAACCCTCGAAGTGCGTTTTGAAAAGCAGAGCAAAAGTGCCTTGGCTATAGCAGAATTTCTGTGTGAGCATCCAAAGGTTGAGCGTGTTATGTATCCTGGCTTAAAGAATGATCCCTATCACTCAACAGCAGTAAAACTCTTCAAAAGAAAACTCTTTGGAGGGGTAGTCACCTTTGAAATAAAGGGAGATACTAGAAAGTTCTTGTCATCTCTTCGCGTAATATTTCCATCTCCTTCTCTTGGAGGAACTGAGAGTCTTGCAAGTTGTCCAGTGATAAGCGCCGCCAAAACAATGAGTGAGGAGCAAAGAAAAATTCTAGGCATTACACCAAGGCTAATACGGCTGTCTGTTGGTTTGGAGGATGTTGATAAATTGATTGAAGATTTAGACAAAGCCCTAGGAGGTGGTTGA
- a CDS encoding 5-methyltetrahydropteroyltriglutamate--homocysteine methyltransferase has product MVCIGGDDIFNPLIRYVDGIEVNGLFKFYENNFFYRSPVVKGEVNLLDNPIPKWVSIAKEILEEVYPEATLKAVLPGPVTLAYHSLNEYYENLEALARDYAERVLTPLIKELEVEIVELQEPALASELSRATREDEVHIRREVAKATIEELGKVKKLWVVTYFGTPQVIPEGVILNVDLVEGSLPDGVSGGIGLGVVNARETKMERADRIRDRLLKFSGNFSRIYVTPSTLLDFLPESVAWRKLRLLGRLGGE; this is encoded by the coding sequence ATGGTATGTATAGGTGGTGATGACATCTTTAATCCCCTAATAAGATATGTAGATGGGATTGAGGTGAATGGCCTCTTCAAGTTTTATGAAAACAACTTCTTCTACCGCTCACCTGTTGTTAAGGGTGAAGTTAACTTGCTTGATAATCCAATTCCAAAATGGGTAAGCATTGCAAAGGAAATCCTTGAGGAAGTCTACCCAGAGGCGACCTTAAAAGCTGTCCTTCCGGGCCCAGTAACTTTGGCATATCATTCTCTAAATGAGTACTACGAGAACCTTGAGGCACTTGCTAGAGATTATGCCGAGAGAGTTCTCACACCACTCATAAAGGAGCTTGAAGTTGAAATTGTAGAACTTCAAGAGCCAGCTTTGGCATCGGAGCTTTCAAGAGCAACGAGGGAAGATGAAGTTCATATACGTAGGGAAGTTGCAAAGGCTACTATTGAAGAATTAGGCAAAGTCAAGAAGCTGTGGGTAGTCACGTACTTTGGAACTCCACAAGTGATACCTGAAGGGGTAATTCTCAATGTAGATCTTGTGGAGGGTTCACTGCCTGATGGAGTGAGCGGTGGAATAGGTCTTGGTGTTGTTAACGCTAGAGAGACAAAAATGGAGAGGGCAGATAGGATTAGAGACAGACTTCTTAAATTCTCGGGGAATTTCTCGAGAATCTATGTAACTCCGAGTACTTTGCTTGATTTTCTCCCAGAAAGTGTAGCCTGGAGAAAGCTGAGACTTTTAGGGAGGTTAGGAGGTGAATAA
- a CDS encoding methylenetetrahydrofolate reductase C-terminal domain-containing protein: protein MVELRIFGCPKSLLNGPCGGAFNGKCEVNENHCPWLGVLERVHYLDGAVLFNEHPILMEIEKIPSRDVKPKNSNFWSQVEKGKALSVEFPIAAVRDEVEIARVIAKTNSDLYTIPDNPLGCPHFSSTAFATHLKHFGIEVMPHLTAKDRNLTALTAELKTAVLFNFEVVLLTTGDWPSLALPSRPVFDLDSANMIRLARLIFNGVLPTKETFEVEERPRVAGAMNPHYRPRVEAQRIARKLIAGAELFFTQVVATKESVTRIKETFIELKKYINAEVPVMVSLLYPISDDIKPLLRKMGTQTGDDTFEEVLEEVKALDVAGGVNLIILSRNLDVWLKPLERSV, encoded by the coding sequence GTGGTTGAACTCAGGATTTTTGGGTGTCCTAAGTCACTCTTGAATGGTCCGTGTGGTGGAGCATTTAACGGAAAGTGTGAAGTAAATGAGAATCACTGTCCATGGCTGGGGGTACTTGAAAGAGTTCACTACCTCGATGGAGCAGTGTTATTCAATGAACATCCTATACTTATGGAAATAGAAAAGATACCCAGCAGAGACGTCAAGCCAAAGAATTCAAACTTCTGGAGTCAGGTCGAGAAAGGCAAAGCACTGAGCGTTGAATTTCCAATAGCGGCTGTTAGGGATGAAGTGGAGATAGCGAGGGTTATAGCAAAAACAAATTCAGATCTTTACACAATCCCCGATAATCCCCTCGGTTGTCCTCACTTCTCTTCAACAGCTTTTGCAACACATTTAAAGCACTTTGGAATTGAAGTTATGCCACATCTAACAGCAAAGGACAGAAATCTAACGGCCTTAACAGCAGAACTTAAAACAGCTGTCCTTTTCAACTTTGAGGTAGTTCTCTTGACTACAGGAGACTGGCCGAGTCTTGCTTTGCCTAGTAGGCCAGTATTTGACCTCGATTCTGCAAACATGATACGTCTAGCTAGACTCATTTTTAATGGAGTTTTACCAACAAAGGAAACTTTTGAAGTAGAGGAGAGGCCAAGAGTTGCAGGTGCAATGAATCCCCACTATAGACCTAGAGTGGAGGCACAAAGGATTGCTAGAAAGCTCATAGCTGGAGCTGAGCTGTTTTTTACCCAAGTGGTAGCAACCAAAGAAAGTGTCACTAGGATTAAAGAAACATTCATTGAGCTGAAAAAATACATTAATGCTGAGGTTCCAGTGATGGTTTCTCTCCTATATCCGATAAGTGACGATATTAAGCCTCTCCTCAGAAAAATGGGCACCCAAACTGGAGATGATACCTTTGAGGAAGTCCTTGAGGAAGTAAAAGCTCTTGATGTTGCTGGAGGTGTTAACTTAATCATCCTATCGAGAAATCTCGATGTTTGGTTAAAGCCTCTGGAGAGAAGCGTATGA
- a CDS encoding 50S ribosomal protein L15e — MGMYKYIREAWKSPKKSYVGQLLKVRMIKWRREPSVVRIERPTRLDRARSLGYQAKQGYVIVRVRVRRGGRKRPRWRGGRKPSKMGMVKYSPKKSLQWIAEEKAARKFPNLEVLNSYWVGEDGMYKWFEVIMVDPHHPVIKSDPKIAWIAMKVHKGRVFRGLTSAGKKSRGLRNKGKGAEKVRPSIRANKGKGK; from the coding sequence ATGGGAATGTACAAATACATTAGGGAAGCTTGGAAAAGCCCAAAGAAGAGCTATGTTGGACAGCTTTTGAAGGTTAGAATGATTAAGTGGAGAAGGGAGCCAAGCGTTGTTAGGATTGAGAGACCAACAAGACTTGACAGAGCAAGGAGCTTGGGCTATCAGGCAAAGCAGGGTTATGTAATCGTTAGGGTTAGAGTTAGGAGAGGAGGAAGAAAGAGACCCAGGTGGAGGGGCGGTAGAAAGCCCTCAAAGATGGGTATGGTAAAGTACTCACCCAAAAAGAGCCTCCAGTGGATTGCCGAGGAAAAGGCAGCAAGAAAGTTCCCCAACCTTGAAGTTCTCAACTCCTACTGGGTTGGCGAGGATGGAATGTACAAGTGGTTTGAGGTTATAATGGTTGACCCACACCACCCAGTTATTAAGTCCGATCCTAAGATAGCTTGGATTGCAATGAAGGTTCACAAGGGTAGAGTCTTTAGAGGTCTCACAAGTGCGGGTAAGAAGTCAAGAGGACTTAGAAACAAAGGTAAGGGCGCTGAGAAAGTCAGACCAAGCATTAGAGCAAACAAGGGTAAGGGTAAGTGA